One Phoenix dactylifera cultivar Barhee BC4 chromosome 8, palm_55x_up_171113_PBpolish2nd_filt_p, whole genome shotgun sequence genomic window carries:
- the LOC103702475 gene encoding protein CUP-SHAPED COTYLEDON 2, producing MESYGHHFDSSEAQLPPGFRFHPTDEELITYYLLKKVLDGSFTGRAIAEIDLNKCEPWELPEKAKMGEKEWYFFSLRDRKYPTGLRTNRATDAGYWKATGKDREIYSSRTGSLVGMKKTLVFYKGRAPKGEKSNWVMHEYRLEGKFAYHFLSRSSKDEWVVSRVFQKSGGGKKARVGLTGLHYSESAGVSPSASVLPPLFDSSPYGAAAAAAGDRESCSYENTEREPVPCFSTVVATAAASSLGNHLPSPQAPNMYGRSAAGCVAGSVFPSLRSLQDNLQLPFFLSTPGGAAAAAAAMVCDGGAHHRVEEMVGNGWPSDLDRKAELAGRAHQMTLGSTELDCLWTF from the exons ATGGAGAGCTACGGCCACCACTTCGATAGCAGCGAAGCCCAGCTGCCCCCTGGTTTCCGGTTCCACCCCACCGATGAGGAGCTCATAACTTACTATCTCCTTAAGAAGGTCCTTGATGGCAGTTTCACCGGCCGAGCTATCGCTGAGATTGACCTGAACAAGTGCGAGCCTTGGGAGCTTCCAG AGAAGGCTAAGATGGGAGAGAAAGAGTGGTACTTCTTTAGTCTACGGGACCGCAAGTACCCGACGGGGCTTCGAACTAATAGGGCCACTGATGCTGGGTACTGGAAAGCTACTGGGAAGGATAGAGAGATCTACAGCTCAAGGACTGGTTCTCTGGTGGGGATGAAGAAGACTCTGGTGTTTTACAAGGGGAGGGCTCCCAAGGGGGAGAAGAGTAACTGGGTGATGCATGAATACAGGTTGGAGGGCAAGTTTGCCTATCACTTCCTCTCCAGATCCTCCAAG GACGAGTGGGTGGTCTCGAGGGTCTTCCAGAAGAGCGGCGGCGGCAAGAAGGCCCGCGTCGGACTCACCGGACTCCACTACTCTGAATCAGCCGGCGTGTCCCCGTCCGCCTCCGTCCTCCCTCCCCTCTTCGACTCCTCGCCGTACGGCGCCGCAGCTGCCGCAGCGGGTGACCGGGAGAGCTGCTCCTACGAGAACACCGAGAGGGAGCCCGTGCCCTGCTTCTCCACCGTTGttgccaccgccgccgcctccaGCCTCGGCAACCACCTCCCGTCACCTCAGGCGCCGAACATGTACGGCCGGAGCGCAGCCGGCTGCGTTGCGGGGTCCGTTTTCCcgagcctccgctcgctccaaGATAACCTCCAGCTGCCGTTCTTCCTCTCGACGCCCGGCGGCGCTGCGGCTGCGGCTGCGGCGATGGTCTGCGACGGCGGGGCGCACCACCGGGTGGAGGAGATGGTTGGCAACGGCTGGCCGTCGGATCTGGATCGGAAGGCTGAGTTGGCCGGGAGGGCGCATCAGATGACGCTGGGCTCCACCGAGTTGGACTGCCTGTGGACCTTCTAA